A genomic segment from Ovis aries strain OAR_USU_Benz2616 breed Rambouillet chromosome 26, ARS-UI_Ramb_v3.0, whole genome shotgun sequence encodes:
- the DEFB108B gene encoding beta-defensin 108B yields the protein MHVNNAPVSVPCKENVFSLCTAYSHRKPRNHLSPHPQVPCDNSSSRTWESRQQASGSCSHLTRFSGTKCAPTGSQCSECPTKGGFSGFLRRLLWRRTALRGALRRWRSADIRPRRPAAAGAADRSVLCLLETKPSGLLSPAMSTAVPLFTILFLMSHVPPGSASFRELCERPNGSCQEFCLDSEIHSGRCLDGRPCCLPLVNVPEVDPTTPRVR from the exons ATGCACGTTAACAACGCCCCCGTGTCAGTCCCCTGCAAGGAGAACGTGTTCAGCCTGTGCACTGCCTACAGCCACAGGAAGCCCCGGAATCACCTCAGCCCTCATCCTCAGGTGCCCTGTGACAACTCTTCCTCCAGAACCTGGGAGTCCAGACAGCAGGCTTCTGG CTCATGTTCCCATTTAACACGGTTTTCTGGTACAAAGTGTGCGCCCACAGGCTCCCAATGCTCTGAGTGTCCCACGAAAGGAGGATTCTCCGGCTTCCTGCGAAGGCTGCTCTGGCGCAGAACAGCTCTGCGCGGAGCCCTAAGGAGGTGGAGGAGCGCGGACATCCGGCCCCGACGCCCCGCTGCCGCAGGAGCCGCGGACCGAAGTGTCCTCTGCCTCTTGGAGACGAAGCCAAGCGGTCTCCTCTCTCCAGCCATGAGCACTGCTGTCCCCCTGTTCACCATTCTCTTCCTTATGAGCCACGTTCCACcag GCAGTGCCAGTTTCAGGGAGCTCTGTGAGCGTCCAAATGGGTCCTGCCAGGAATTCTGCCTCGACTCAGAAATTCATTCTGGACGATGTCTGGATGGCCGCCCATGCTGCTTGCCCTTGGTGAACGTCCCTGAAGTCGACCCCACGACACCCAGAGTGCGCTGA